The Geoalkalibacter sp. genome includes a window with the following:
- a CDS encoding pilus assembly PilX family protein: MKIFRIYPQVLADQRGTALVLVLTMLAVLLILCTFALTNSTVEVKIAGNYRAFNESLSAAERGVQIGLNNLRDDLNLNSFDNLVSINRSGLRVEEIDEEPINRAIALGDGPPPVGSGNDATTASSFQARYYVLEVHGEFPQGMENASHTELEMQVSRIVAR, translated from the coding sequence ATGAAAATTTTTCGTATTTATCCCCAAGTTCTCGCCGACCAGCGCGGCACCGCCCTGGTGCTGGTTCTCACCATGCTCGCGGTGCTGCTCATCCTTTGCACCTTTGCGCTGACCAACTCGACCGTCGAAGTCAAAATCGCCGGCAACTACCGGGCGTTCAATGAGTCGCTGTCTGCCGCCGAGCGGGGAGTGCAGATCGGTTTGAATAATCTGCGCGACGACCTCAACCTCAATAGTTTCGACAATCTCGTCAGCATCAATCGCAGCGGTCTGCGCGTGGAAGAGATCGACGAAGAGCCGATCAATCGAGCAATCGCCCTTGGCGATGGTCCGCCCCCGGTCGGTTCGGGAAATGATGCCACCACCGCCAGTAGTTTTCAGGCGCGCTACTATGTCCTGGAAGTCCACGGGGAGTTTCCGCAGGGGATGGAGAATGCTTCGCATACTGAACTGGAAATGCAGGTGTCGCGCATCGTGGCGCGCTGA
- a CDS encoding PilW family protein produces the protein MKKLPTSCDQRGFTLIELLIVAALLGVVMAAVLGLVQTTQRHVHTAEEVVEVQQNLRVALERMSRDLRLAGFLIDDGPAIAAAAADALTLRTATVSGAAARIATEFSSPASPNTPIDVQVASVETARLFENGDLVRIVRPGNRIQPLDRVLRVVRAPGDITTPVVPLNGFNAAVDYRPGDTLVKVFDVNLAPTADPNTSPPVHPNILTYALVDDPDSADAAQQLLQRSATGLGDEILAVKVTDLVFAYLLDDGSELAALPAGDPRLDNIRAVRITLTGATDATQTGIAGYLAPGQASNVKTRSLTTVVQLRNR, from the coding sequence ATGAAAAAACTGCCCACATCTTGCGACCAGCGGGGCTTCACCCTCATCGAACTGCTCATCGTCGCCGCCCTGCTCGGCGTGGTGATGGCCGCGGTGCTCGGGCTGGTTCAGACCACCCAACGCCATGTGCATACCGCCGAAGAAGTGGTGGAGGTGCAGCAGAATTTGCGCGTGGCCTTGGAGCGCATGAGTCGCGATCTGCGTCTGGCCGGGTTTCTCATCGATGACGGGCCGGCCATCGCTGCCGCCGCAGCCGACGCCCTGACCTTGCGTACCGCGACGGTCAGCGGCGCCGCGGCTCGGATCGCGACGGAGTTTTCCTCGCCTGCCTCGCCCAATACACCGATCGATGTACAGGTGGCGAGCGTGGAGACGGCCAGATTGTTTGAGAATGGCGATCTGGTGCGCATCGTGCGTCCCGGCAATCGTATTCAGCCCCTCGACCGTGTGCTGCGAGTGGTCAGGGCGCCTGGGGACATCACCACTCCCGTTGTTCCCCTGAATGGCTTTAACGCGGCGGTCGATTACCGCCCTGGCGATACTCTGGTCAAGGTGTTCGATGTGAATCTGGCGCCGACTGCGGATCCCAACACCAGTCCCCCGGTTCATCCCAATATCCTTACTTACGCCCTGGTGGATGATCCCGATTCCGCCGATGCCGCGCAGCAACTCTTGCAGCGCAGCGCCACGGGTCTCGGCGATGAAATTCTGGCCGTGAAGGTGACGGATCTGGTCTTCGCCTATCTGCTCGATGACGGCAGCGAGCTTGCCGCCCTGCCCGCGGGCGATCCGCGTCTGGACAACATTCGCGCCGTGCGCATCACCCTGACCGGCGCCACGGATGCGACCCAGACCGGCATCGCCGGCTATCTGGCACCGGGGCAGGCCAGCAACGTCAAAACCCGCAGCCTGACCACCGTGGTGCAGTTGCGCAACCGTTGA
- a CDS encoding type IV pilus modification PilV family protein, producing the protein MMKQLFKIRRQRGFTLLELLVAVTIFAVGLLTVAGMQITAMRSNVVADSTSVATAVAQGVLDELLSRPARDAVFNASQNNQPYPLDEAAMSQIPGGGNYVATFDTLLNNPANGMVRINVRVQGNARTVTLTGFKRL; encoded by the coding sequence ATGATGAAACAGCTCTTTAAGATCCGCCGCCAACGGGGCTTCACGTTGCTGGAACTGCTCGTCGCGGTGACCATCTTCGCCGTCGGGCTGCTGACCGTGGCGGGCATGCAGATCACTGCCATGCGCTCCAACGTGGTGGCCGACAGCACTTCGGTGGCCACGGCCGTCGCCCAGGGCGTGCTCGACGAGTTGCTGTCACGGCCGGCGAGGGATGCGGTGTTTAATGCCAGTCAAAACAACCAGCCCTATCCCCTGGATGAAGCGGCCATGAGCCAGATACCCGGAGGCGGCAATTACGTCGCCACCTTCGATACTCTCCTGAATAATCCGGCCAACGGGATGGTGCGTATTAATGTGCGGGTGCAGGGGAATGCTCGAACCGTGACTCTGACGGGATTCAAGCGATTATGA
- a CDS encoding sigma-54-dependent transcriptional regulator, which translates to MSEALRILVVDDESAMRHMLRLLLERAGYVVSEAEHGRQALEHLQNTPCDIALCDVRMPELGGLEFLDAVRGLGLPVTLIMMTAYGSVDQALECMKRGAYDYLSKPFKPDEVVLTLKKAQERLGLQRENLSLRRQLKGDLVYASQAMAQVMGLVERVAPAGSPVLVRGETGTGKELVARALHERSGRPLERFFALNCGAIPAGLLESELFGHARGSFTGAERERDGLFLAADGGTLFLDEIAELPLELQPKLLRVLQDGEVRRIGETRSRRVQTRVIAATAVDLKQAVSDGRFREDLYYRLNVVELIIPALRERREDIRPLADHFLERIARREGRTVPRFAPACLELLENHSWPGNVRELANFIERTLIFCRAPRIELADLSWDIRRENRDAAASLSLKEAVPRMEREFIRKALARTNGNRTQAAQLLDISLRALIYKIKEYGLD; encoded by the coding sequence ATGTCTGAAGCTCTGCGGATTCTGGTGGTTGATGATGAAAGCGCCATGCGCCACATGCTGCGCCTGCTGCTGGAGCGCGCCGGTTATGTGGTGAGCGAGGCCGAACATGGTCGGCAGGCCCTGGAGCATTTGCAGAACACACCCTGCGACATCGCCCTGTGCGATGTGCGCATGCCCGAACTGGGCGGCCTGGAGTTTCTCGACGCGGTGCGCGGTCTTGGCCTGCCGGTCACCCTCATCATGATGACCGCCTACGGCAGTGTCGATCAGGCCCTGGAATGCATGAAACGCGGTGCCTACGACTACCTGTCCAAACCCTTTAAGCCCGATGAGGTGGTGCTGACGCTCAAAAAGGCCCAGGAGCGTCTCGGCCTGCAGCGCGAAAATCTGAGCCTGCGGCGGCAACTCAAGGGCGATCTGGTTTATGCGAGCCAGGCCATGGCTCAGGTGATGGGGTTGGTGGAGCGCGTTGCGCCTGCCGGTTCGCCGGTGCTGGTGCGAGGCGAAACCGGCACGGGCAAGGAACTGGTGGCCCGCGCCCTGCACGAACGCAGTGGGCGTCCCCTGGAGCGGTTTTTTGCGCTGAACTGCGGTGCGATTCCCGCAGGCCTGCTCGAAAGCGAACTCTTCGGGCACGCGCGGGGATCCTTCACCGGTGCCGAGCGCGAACGTGACGGACTGTTTCTGGCCGCCGACGGCGGCACCTTGTTTCTCGACGAAATCGCCGAATTGCCCCTCGAACTGCAACCTAAGCTGCTGCGCGTCTTGCAGGACGGCGAAGTGCGGCGCATCGGTGAAACCCGCTCTCGTCGGGTTCAAACCCGCGTGATCGCGGCCACCGCCGTCGATCTCAAGCAGGCGGTGAGCGACGGACGCTTCCGCGAGGATCTCTATTATCGCCTCAATGTCGTCGAACTCATCATCCCCGCCTTGCGTGAGCGGCGCGAGGATATCCGTCCCCTCGCCGATCATTTCCTGGAACGAATCGCCCGCCGCGAAGGGCGCACCGTGCCGCGCTTCGCTCCCGCCTGTCTGGAATTGCTTGAAAACCATTCCTGGCCCGGCAATGTGCGCGAACTGGCCAATTTCATCGAACGCACCCTGATTTTTTGCCGCGCTCCACGCATTGAACTGGCCGATCTCTCCTGGGATATCCGTCGGGAAAATCGGGATGCGGCCGCTTCTCTTTCCCTTAAAGAGGCAGTGCCGCGCATGGAGCGGGAATTCATTCGCAAGGCTCTCGCCCGCACCAACGGTAATCGCACCCAGGCCGCCCAGTTGCTCGACATCAGCCTGCGCGCTTTGATCTACAAGATCAAGGAATACGGACTGGATTGA
- a CDS encoding sensor histidine kinase, with protein MRKVLGLRSEILISLSVLVVSGLLFAGLFLLKIAENELIEERIQTTLSSLQGMTALVRVDHGGLIFLQEIDWLFRQMNLAADAAVYTLVDAEVQRRAGQGPELADPADLRRTAFQGTSLVRVSRPAGWYGFFPGAAGGYFDVYQPLVFEGSIEGVLFGRFSLNGIAQRMVPAQTAIFVLIFGFGGVLIAFGTYVLGRSVVLPARRLMQATSRVAAGDLGVNVPVDGPREISELAASFNAMTRALQESRAQTQETIAGLHQANAELEKARRHLVRSEKMAAVGNLAAGIAHEIGNPLGAALGYLDLAQAGPRSPETEDLLARAGRELRRIDLLVRDLLDFASPRDAAPEVLEPVAVAREAAQLLEHQGIFQEVGLENVLPPRLPEVLATRHKLLQVLVNLLLNARDACIGNGGRVRLEGKVVGGEICLIVRDEGPGLPPGLEERIFDPFFTTKEPGKGRGLGLFFCHKVIEESGGRMEVSSRPGEGACFQVFLPVAGEDARHV; from the coding sequence TTGCGTAAGGTATTGGGTCTGCGAAGTGAAATTCTGATCAGCCTTTCGGTGCTGGTGGTGTCGGGCCTGCTGTTCGCCGGCCTGTTTTTGCTGAAAATCGCCGAAAATGAACTGATCGAGGAGCGGATCCAGACCACCCTGAGTTCGCTTCAAGGTATGACCGCCCTGGTGCGCGTCGACCATGGCGGCCTGATATTTCTTCAGGAAATCGACTGGTTGTTTCGCCAGATGAACCTGGCCGCCGATGCCGCCGTCTACACCCTGGTCGATGCCGAAGTTCAGCGCCGGGCAGGGCAGGGGCCGGAACTTGCCGACCCAGCCGATTTGCGGCGGACGGCCTTTCAGGGCACCAGCCTGGTGCGGGTGTCGCGCCCGGCAGGGTGGTACGGGTTTTTTCCGGGTGCCGCCGGCGGTTATTTCGATGTTTATCAGCCCCTGGTTTTCGAAGGAAGTATCGAAGGCGTGTTGTTCGGACGCTTTTCCCTCAACGGCATCGCGCAAAGAATGGTGCCGGCGCAAACCGCCATTTTTGTCCTGATCTTCGGCTTTGGCGGCGTGCTCATCGCCTTTGGCACCTATGTGCTCGGCCGCAGCGTGGTCCTGCCGGCTCGGCGTCTGATGCAGGCCACCTCCCGGGTGGCCGCGGGCGATCTGGGGGTCAACGTGCCCGTGGATGGCCCAAGGGAAATCTCTGAACTGGCCGCATCCTTCAATGCCATGACCCGGGCCTTGCAGGAAAGTCGCGCCCAGACCCAGGAAACCATCGCCGGCCTGCATCAGGCCAATGCGGAGTTGGAGAAGGCCCGCCGCCATCTGGTGCGCTCCGAGAAGATGGCGGCCGTCGGCAATCTTGCCGCCGGGATCGCCCATGAGATCGGCAATCCCCTGGGAGCCGCCCTGGGCTATCTGGACCTGGCGCAGGCCGGGCCGCGCTCGCCCGAAACCGAAGATTTGCTCGCGCGCGCCGGTCGCGAACTCCGCCGTATCGATCTTCTGGTGCGCGATCTGCTGGATTTTGCTTCCCCAAGAGATGCGGCACCCGAAGTCCTCGAACCCGTCGCCGTGGCGCGGGAGGCTGCGCAATTGCTGGAACACCAAGGGATTTTTCAAGAAGTTGGGCTGGAAAATGTTTTGCCTCCCCGCTTGCCCGAGGTGCTGGCGACGCGGCACAAGCTCTTGCAGGTCCTGGTCAATCTGCTGCTCAATGCCCGTGATGCCTGCATCGGGAACGGCGGGCGGGTCAGGCTGGAGGGCAAGGTGGTCGGTGGAGAGATCTGCCTGATTGTCAGGGATGAGGGTCCAGGACTGCCGCCCGGGCTGGAAGAGCGGATTTTCGATCCCTTCTTCACCACCAAGGAGCCTGGAAAGGGGCGCGGCCTGGGACTGTTTTTCTGCCACAAGGTGATCGAGGAGAGCGGCGGTCGCATGGAGGTGAGCAGTCGGCCCGGCGAAGGGGCCTGCTTTCAGGTCTTTTTGCCGGTCGCCGGGGAGGACGCAAGGCATGTCTGA
- a CDS encoding ferredoxin, with the protein MPRIPAVDQQACIGCEVCTQICPEVFRMEEGAQGGHGHGHDHKSTVYNPFGAPEAKIEEAMDNCPVACIYWTQ; encoded by the coding sequence ATGCCCCGTATTCCCGCCGTTGATCAGCAGGCTTGCATCGGATGCGAGGTCTGTACCCAGATTTGCCCCGAAGTGTTCCGCATGGAAGAAGGGGCGCAGGGCGGTCACGGCCACGGCCATGACCACAAATCGACGGTTTACAACCCCTTCGGCGCACCGGAAGCGAAAATCGAAGAGGCCATGGACAACTGTCCCGTCGCCTGCATCTACTGGACGCAATAA
- a CDS encoding MFS transporter → MSFSANILKLNAFSFLKMTLFPMAVITLFWKDHIGLSLTEILILQGFFSLATLLLEYPSGYISDRLGCRFSLNLASLLGIAGWGWYLFAGSFFEVLIAELLLGASFAFISGADSALLFETLRHEGREQHYTRQEGRMLGLAQAGEAVGAVFAGTLYAFFPLLPFIIQVVVWILALLITGSLKEPPRERPTAKVSHLAAAAATVRYTFRDNPRLRLTILLTTVLGLASYYPVWLIQPFMQETGVPLTWFGPIWAGANATVALFSWLSYRFSLRLGNRAMALLLFLLVALGYLGLALTHALWSFLFYYLLTAMRGLQGPLLKALIQRQSFSTNRASILSLKSFTFRFFFIYTGPAAGFAADRLGLNAAFAILGLALCAALVLCLKGFDFSEQSPAKRT, encoded by the coding sequence TTGTCCTTCTCCGCCAACATCCTCAAACTCAACGCCTTTTCTTTCCTCAAGATGACCCTCTTTCCCATGGCGGTCATCACCCTGTTCTGGAAAGACCACATCGGCCTGAGTCTGACGGAAATCCTCATCCTGCAGGGATTTTTCTCCCTGGCAACGCTGCTTCTCGAATATCCCTCGGGGTACATCAGCGACCGGCTCGGCTGCCGTTTCAGCCTCAATCTCGCCTCGCTGCTCGGCATCGCCGGTTGGGGCTGGTATCTTTTCGCCGGTTCCTTTTTCGAGGTACTCATCGCCGAATTGCTGCTCGGCGCCTCCTTTGCCTTCATCAGCGGCGCGGACAGCGCCCTGCTCTTCGAAACCCTGCGCCACGAAGGCCGGGAGCAGCACTACACCCGACAGGAAGGGCGCATGCTCGGGCTTGCCCAGGCGGGCGAGGCAGTCGGGGCCGTCTTTGCCGGCACCCTGTACGCATTTTTTCCCCTGCTGCCCTTTATCATCCAGGTCGTGGTGTGGATTCTGGCCCTGCTCATCACCGGCAGCCTCAAGGAACCGCCACGCGAGCGCCCAACCGCCAAGGTTTCTCACCTGGCCGCGGCAGCGGCGACGGTGCGCTATACCTTTCGCGACAACCCACGACTGCGCCTGACCATCCTGCTAACCACGGTGCTGGGGTTGGCCTCTTATTATCCAGTCTGGTTGATTCAACCCTTCATGCAGGAAACCGGCGTTCCGCTCACCTGGTTCGGACCCATCTGGGCCGGGGCCAACGCCACCGTGGCGCTATTTTCCTGGCTCAGCTACCGCTTTTCCCTGCGCCTGGGCAACCGCGCCATGGCACTGCTGCTGTTTTTGCTGGTGGCGTTGGGCTATCTGGGATTGGCCCTGACCCACGCCCTGTGGAGTTTTCTGTTTTACTACCTGCTCACCGCCATGCGCGGCCTGCAAGGGCCGCTGCTCAAGGCGCTCATCCAGCGCCAGAGCTTTTCCACCAACCGTGCCAGCATTTTGTCGCTGAAATCCTTTACCTTTCGCTTTTTCTTCATCTACACCGGGCCTGCCGCCGGATTTGCCGCCGACCGTCTCGGACTCAACGCCGCCTTCGCCATCCTCGGCCTGGCACTCTGCGCGGCGCTGGTTCTGTGCTTGAAAGGCTTCGACTTCTCCGAGCAGTCTCCGGCAAAACGCACCTGA
- a CDS encoding bifunctional DedA family/phosphatase PAP2 family protein, which produces MGLIAFLESLAIVGIFVPGSVIIVLAGFLAAQGKGDPLSLMAVSALGAALGDFLSYLLGARFGEVLFQTSILKRRRQVLERARGFFLGHGGKAVFFGRFIGFLRPFMPMIAGSARMSPALFAGYTLISAILWGIAYPGLGYFFGASWQQVQIWTGRLSLLILILGALLILNHLFWRYLFPLVLKLVGHLWRRLKIRLEGWADSDFSQKLAQRFPGLHAFALDRFSLRKSTGLALTAGFVVSFVFALTFFWISRAILRQTPLAQGNQFIYDVMPRLHHPASDLLFGALNQLASPPVLLLVAAFVLVWLMLYNRDFSSLILLLGFPAGQALLLLIKLMFAHPRPRPYFPHLETALSSFPSGHAFSAVVLYGLIAYFLLGRVRVWENRFYLTFWTSFLALLIGFSRLYLGAQWLSDVLGGLALGGFWLSVLITLCEMRFRFGAFPLRRGWEPFHLSPRGRLWVLIPLGLLTTLSICLLIATELDLLTQIKSAWP; this is translated from the coding sequence TTGGGATTGATCGCCTTTCTGGAATCCCTGGCGATCGTCGGCATCTTCGTACCGGGCAGCGTGATCATCGTGCTGGCGGGCTTTCTGGCGGCCCAGGGCAAGGGCGATCCTCTCAGCCTCATGGCTGTGTCGGCATTGGGAGCGGCGCTCGGCGACTTTTTGAGCTATCTGCTCGGAGCACGCTTCGGCGAGGTGCTTTTTCAGACCTCGATCCTCAAACGCCGCCGACAAGTGCTGGAGCGGGCGCGCGGATTTTTTCTGGGACATGGCGGCAAGGCCGTCTTTTTCGGCCGTTTCATCGGTTTTTTGCGCCCCTTCATGCCCATGATCGCCGGCAGCGCGCGAATGTCTCCGGCGCTGTTCGCCGGCTACACTCTGATCAGCGCGATTCTCTGGGGGATCGCCTACCCTGGACTGGGGTACTTTTTCGGCGCCAGTTGGCAGCAGGTGCAGATCTGGACGGGCCGCCTCAGTCTGCTAATCCTCATTCTGGGTGCCCTGCTGATCCTCAATCATTTGTTCTGGCGCTATCTCTTCCCCTTGGTGCTCAAACTGGTCGGACACCTTTGGCGGCGCCTGAAAATCCGCCTTGAAGGCTGGGCGGATTCGGATTTTTCGCAAAAGCTCGCGCAACGGTTTCCCGGCCTGCATGCCTTTGCCCTCGACCGTTTTTCCCTAAGAAAAAGTACCGGCCTGGCGTTGACCGCGGGTTTCGTGGTGAGTTTTGTGTTCGCCCTCACCTTTTTTTGGATCAGCCGCGCAATTTTGCGCCAGACGCCCCTGGCTCAGGGCAATCAGTTCATATACGATGTGATGCCGAGGCTGCACCATCCGGCGAGCGACCTGCTGTTCGGCGCCCTCAACCAGTTGGCCTCCCCTCCCGTTCTGCTGCTGGTCGCGGCGTTCGTCCTGGTCTGGCTGATGTTGTACAATCGGGATTTTTCCAGCCTGATCCTGCTGCTTGGATTTCCCGCCGGCCAGGCTCTGCTGCTGTTGATCAAGCTGATGTTTGCCCATCCCCGTCCGCGGCCCTATTTTCCCCACCTCGAGACGGCGCTTTCGAGCTTTCCCAGCGGTCATGCCTTCAGCGCGGTGGTGCTTTACGGGTTGATCGCCTATTTTCTGCTGGGCCGGGTTCGGGTCTGGGAGAATCGTTTCTATCTCACCTTTTGGACCAGCTTCCTGGCGCTGCTGATCGGTTTCAGCCGCCTTTATCTGGGTGCTCAATGGCTCAGCGACGTTCTGGGGGGCCTTGCCCTGGGCGGCTTTTGGCTGAGCGTGCTCATCACCCTGTGCGAGATGCGCTTTCGCTTCGGCGCCTTTCCCCTGCGACGCGGTTGGGAGCCCTTCCATCTCTCGCC